A portion of the Chondrinema litorale genome contains these proteins:
- the rho gene encoding transcription termination factor Rho, producing MYTIEDLEIRLLSELKVIAEEIGVKNYSKLPKKELIYKILDQQAILPETELPKANETPKKTSRKPSQKSKKEPEKKRKRVKQRENVTDESQVEETATATEETESPTVKASAEEDNSKSVRKLKPRSNFAEDKENGAVESENTEETPPVESKEQKRQEPEKKQQPPVKKSSIREFDGVIENEGVLEIMQDGYGFLRSSDYNYLASPDDIYVSPSQIKLFGLKTGDTVKGQIRPPKEGEKYFALLRVESVNGKTTEEIRDRVPFEYLTPLFPDERLNLSGRNAKLSTRILDLFAPIGKGQRGMIVAQPKTGKTVLLKEIANAIAKNHPECYLIVLLIDERPEEVTDMARSVNAEVVSSTFDEQAERHVKVSSIVLEKAKRMVECGHDVVILLDSITRLARAYNTVSPSSGKILSGGVDANALHKPKRFFGAARNVENGGSLTIIATALIETGSKMDEVIFEEFKGTGNMELQLDRKLSNKRIYPAVDVVSSGTRKEDLLLDKDTLSRVWILRKFMADMNANEAMEYLLNNMRGTRDNEEFLISMNG from the coding sequence ATGTACACGATAGAAGACTTGGAAATAAGGTTGCTGTCAGAGCTGAAAGTGATCGCTGAAGAAATAGGAGTGAAAAACTATAGCAAGCTTCCCAAAAAAGAACTTATCTACAAAATCCTGGATCAACAAGCTATATTGCCAGAAACAGAACTCCCAAAAGCAAATGAAACTCCAAAAAAGACTTCACGCAAACCCTCTCAGAAGTCGAAGAAAGAGCCTGAAAAAAAGCGCAAAAGAGTAAAACAACGTGAAAACGTTACTGATGAAAGTCAAGTAGAAGAAACTGCGACAGCAACAGAAGAAACCGAATCTCCAACAGTGAAAGCTAGTGCAGAAGAGGATAATTCTAAAAGTGTAAGGAAATTAAAACCACGTAGTAATTTTGCAGAAGACAAAGAAAACGGTGCTGTAGAATCTGAAAATACCGAAGAAACTCCTCCAGTAGAATCTAAAGAGCAAAAACGCCAAGAGCCTGAGAAAAAACAACAACCTCCAGTAAAAAAATCTAGCATTCGTGAGTTTGATGGAGTAATTGAAAACGAAGGTGTGTTGGAGATTATGCAAGATGGTTATGGCTTCTTAAGATCATCAGATTATAACTATTTGGCAAGTCCAGACGATATATATGTTTCTCCTTCTCAAATTAAACTTTTCGGTCTTAAAACAGGTGATACTGTTAAAGGTCAGATAAGGCCTCCAAAGGAAGGTGAGAAATATTTTGCATTGTTAAGAGTGGAATCTGTAAATGGTAAAACCACTGAAGAAATCAGAGACAGAGTTCCATTTGAATACCTCACTCCATTATTCCCAGACGAAAGATTAAATCTAAGTGGTAGAAATGCCAAGCTTTCTACAAGAATTCTGGACCTATTTGCACCAATTGGTAAAGGTCAAAGAGGTATGATTGTAGCACAGCCTAAAACAGGTAAAACTGTGCTTCTTAAAGAAATTGCGAATGCAATAGCCAAAAACCACCCAGAGTGTTATCTAATTGTGTTGTTGATTGATGAAAGACCTGAAGAGGTAACAGATATGGCTCGTAGCGTAAATGCTGAGGTGGTATCTTCTACATTTGATGAGCAAGCAGAAAGACACGTAAAAGTTTCTTCAATTGTATTGGAGAAAGCTAAAAGAATGGTAGAGTGTGGTCACGATGTAGTAATTCTATTGGATTCTATTACAAGATTAGCTCGTGCGTATAATACAGTTTCTCCATCATCTGGTAAAATTCTTTCTGGTGGTGTTGATGCGAATGCATTACATAAACCTAAGCGTTTCTTTGGTGCTGCAAGGAATGTTGAAAATGGTGGTTCACTAACCATTATTGCAACTGCTCTTATTGAAACAGGTTCTAAAATGGACGAAGTTATCTTTGAAGAATTTAAAGGTACTGGTAACATGGAACTTCAATTAGACAGAAAGCTTTCAAACAAAAGAATCTACCCTGCAGTGGATGTGGTTTCTTCTGGCACAAGAAAAGAAGACTTGCTGCTTGATAAAGATACGCTTTCAAGAGTATGGATACTTCGTAAGTTTATGGCAGATATGAATGCCAATGAGGCTATGGAGTACTTGTTAAATAACATGCGTGGTACCAGAGATAATGAAGAATTCTTAATCTCAATGAATGGATAA
- a CDS encoding LytR/AlgR family response regulator transcription factor, whose amino-acid sequence MIDKLDCIIVDDDSMSLTILEALIEKTDFLNLKAKFVNAIDTAAFLRKHDVDLIFLDVEMPEMSGLELLSTLTKKPQIILTTSNTKYAIDAFDYDVTDYLLKPIENYARFLKAANKALDSCKNTNAGILTEAEDQSFYVKVDSLLVKIDFTEILWIEAFGDYVKIFTDQKMFLVYTTLRTVEDKLPSTVFMRVHRSYIIRIDKIENIDQGNLQVKNKIIPVSNTYKPKLMDRIQTL is encoded by the coding sequence ATGATAGACAAACTAGATTGTATCATTGTCGATGATGACTCTATGTCTCTGACAATTTTGGAAGCATTGATTGAAAAAACTGATTTTTTAAATCTGAAAGCAAAATTTGTTAATGCGATAGATACGGCGGCATTCCTTAGAAAGCATGATGTAGATCTAATTTTTTTGGATGTGGAAATGCCAGAAATGAGTGGGTTAGAATTATTAAGTACTCTTACTAAAAAGCCTCAAATCATTCTAACTACTAGTAACACTAAGTACGCAATTGATGCATTTGACTACGATGTTACTGATTATCTGTTAAAGCCTATTGAGAATTATGCTCGTTTTTTAAAGGCGGCTAATAAGGCTTTGGATAGTTGTAAAAATACAAATGCAGGTATTTTAACTGAGGCAGAAGACCAGAGTTTTTATGTAAAAGTAGATTCTTTGTTAGTAAAAATCGACTTCACAGAAATTCTTTGGATAGAAGCATTTGGAGACTATGTAAAGATTTTTACAGATCAGAAAATGTTTTTGGTGTACACTACATTGAGAACAGTAGAAGATAAGTTGCCTTCTACAGTATTTATGAGGGTTCACAGATCTTATATTATTAGAATAGATAAAATAGAAAATATAGATCAAGGAAACCTACAGGTAAAAAATAAGATAATTCCAGTAAGCAATACCTATAAACCAAAATTGATGGACAGAATTCAAACACTTTAA
- a CDS encoding ATP-binding protein, translating into MLDDYKRKFLNETIQFVIFDDEGFCLESDDVIFKLNTSKESLFERFLFLESYKDLFVNMEVGETYEFPCVNIEQDEQKLYFDFLLERIAHKNGKATLWILQDFTRHYEHLIDIQQERNDNAISGEYHEMREKAINLERDLLQFQNDELSRLQKFKTQFYARLSHELRTPLQSITGLSTLINEVQLQDKREEYLFALKATSKHLLSIVNDVIDLSKIEEGKILIHPKDSDILEILNEIDASFRFIAEEKGLSFNLYKGERFPQFAFIDAIKLKQILYNLLGNALKFTSTGGISLSVSIAAEQPDLLLFTVTDTGIGVPQDKIERIFNPYEQAASSLYGGSGLGLSIVKQLTDLMGGKIELFSEEGIGTTVNVSIPFKNVNAPLEQEHQKETQKLSIKNVLIADDDNISQKVLATVLSNWGIKTEVASNGKEFISKAQNKQFDLFIIDYHMPEMDGLQVVNFLKSNYAFNDVPVFMLTGEITPKVKEKFTQHGITQVINKPVEPEKLYMLIAQIPTQIKKEESVEIDLTYLFEITNNNKQLVKHLISDFMNNAPLDVISLRKYYDAGDLDKLKQVLHKSKTNMKYVGLHELHQEMEGLELKIKNKISLDNSERIIKLIEKTVKLAVEKLAVSYKSL; encoded by the coding sequence ATGCTCGACGATTACAAAAGGAAATTTTTAAATGAGACAATTCAATTTGTCATTTTTGATGATGAAGGTTTCTGTTTAGAGTCTGACGATGTCATTTTTAAACTGAATACAAGCAAAGAATCATTATTCGAAAGATTTCTTTTTTTAGAAAGCTATAAAGATTTATTCGTCAATATGGAAGTGGGAGAAACTTATGAGTTTCCTTGTGTAAATATTGAACAAGATGAACAAAAGCTATATTTTGATTTTCTTTTAGAAAGAATCGCCCACAAAAACGGCAAAGCTACACTCTGGATACTACAAGATTTTACCAGACATTACGAGCATTTAATAGATATACAGCAAGAGAGAAACGACAATGCAATTAGTGGCGAATATCATGAAATGCGGGAGAAAGCTATTAATCTAGAAAGAGATTTATTGCAATTTCAAAATGACGAACTCAGTCGTTTACAAAAGTTTAAAACCCAGTTTTATGCGCGTCTAAGTCATGAGCTTCGTACACCATTGCAAAGTATTACAGGTTTAAGTACCCTTATTAATGAAGTACAACTACAAGATAAAAGAGAAGAATACCTATTTGCTTTAAAAGCTACTTCAAAGCATTTACTTTCTATTGTGAATGATGTAATTGATCTTTCTAAAATTGAAGAAGGAAAGATTTTAATTCATCCCAAAGACTCAGATATATTAGAAATTCTAAATGAAATAGATGCTTCTTTCAGATTTATAGCAGAAGAAAAAGGCTTGTCCTTTAACTTGTATAAAGGTGAACGTTTTCCGCAATTTGCCTTTATAGATGCCATAAAGCTGAAACAAATTTTATATAATCTCCTCGGAAATGCTTTAAAATTCACCTCAACTGGAGGTATTTCTTTGTCAGTTTCGATCGCTGCTGAACAACCTGATTTATTATTATTTACTGTAACTGATACAGGAATAGGAGTGCCTCAAGATAAAATCGAGCGAATTTTTAATCCTTATGAACAAGCTGCATCTTCATTGTATGGCGGTAGTGGTCTTGGATTAAGCATAGTGAAGCAATTAACAGATTTGATGGGAGGTAAAATTGAACTGTTTAGTGAAGAGGGGATAGGCACAACTGTAAATGTTAGCATACCTTTTAAAAATGTAAATGCACCATTAGAACAAGAGCATCAAAAAGAAACTCAGAAGCTGTCTATAAAAAATGTGCTAATTGCTGATGATGATAATATTAGCCAGAAAGTTTTAGCCACAGTACTTAGTAATTGGGGAATTAAAACAGAAGTAGCTTCTAATGGAAAAGAGTTTATAAGTAAAGCTCAAAACAAGCAATTCGACCTATTTATAATTGACTATCACATGCCAGAAATGGATGGTTTACAGGTGGTGAATTTCTTAAAAAGTAACTATGCTTTTAATGATGTTCCTGTGTTTATGCTAACTGGAGAAATTACACCAAAGGTAAAAGAAAAATTTACACAGCATGGCATTACACAGGTTATCAATAAACCTGTAGAACCGGAAAAATTATACATGTTGATAGCTCAAATTCCTACACAAATTAAAAAGGAAGAAAGTGTAGAAATAGACCTTACATATTTGTTTGAAATTACTAATAACAATAAGCAACTAGTAAAGCATTTGATTAGTGATTTTATGAATAATGCTCCTCTAGATGTAATAAGCTTAAGAAAATACTATGATGCTGGTGATTTAGACAAACTGAAGCAAGTCTTGCATAAATCTAAAACCAATATGAAATACGTAGGTTTACATGAGCTGCATCAGGAAATGGAGGGCTTAGAACTAAAAATAAAGAATAAAATATCGCTAGATAACTCTGAAAGAATTATTAAATTAATAGAGAAAACAGTAAAACTAGCTGTAGAAAAATTGGCTGTAAGTTATAAATCTTTGTAG
- a CDS encoding Rab family GTPase: protein MASKKIILLGKYGVGKTSLIRQFVYNKFSDQYLTTIGVKIDKKVVSLDNKEVNLLIWDIAGESDQKKVPASYKLGSHAAIYVFDLTRPATYENLNMEIAMLKQQVPNIPIILVGNKKDLIPASQLESICEQIDIKVDLLTSAKTSENVETLFFKVAEFLI, encoded by the coding sequence ATGGCTAGTAAAAAAATAATACTTTTGGGAAAATACGGGGTGGGTAAAACATCATTAATCAGACAGTTTGTTTACAATAAATTTTCAGATCAATACCTTACTACCATCGGTGTTAAAATTGATAAAAAGGTAGTAAGCTTAGATAATAAAGAGGTCAACTTATTAATTTGGGATATCGCAGGAGAATCAGATCAAAAGAAAGTACCTGCAAGCTATAAATTGGGCTCTCATGCAGCTATATATGTTTTTGATTTAACCCGACCAGCTACTTACGAAAACCTTAACATGGAGATTGCCATGTTAAAACAACAAGTTCCTAACATACCTATAATATTGGTTGGCAATAAAAAGGATTTAATTCCTGCAAGTCAATTAGAAAGCATTTGTGAGCAAATAGATATAAAAGTTGATTTATTGACTAGTGCTAAAACATCTGAGAATGTAGAAACTCTTTTTTTTAAAGTAGCCGAATTCCTGATTTGA
- a CDS encoding tRNA-binding protein, with amino-acid sequence MTESKDTSLSWDDFMKVDMRVGTVVSAEVFEEVRNPAYKIKVDFGELGILKTSAQVTKLYTCEELIGKQIIGVVNFPPKQIANIKSEFLLLGAVGESKEITILQPERAVKNGLRIG; translated from the coding sequence ATGACAGAGAGTAAAGATACTTCGCTTAGTTGGGATGATTTTATGAAAGTAGATATGAGGGTGGGCACTGTAGTATCAGCGGAAGTTTTTGAAGAAGTTAGAAATCCTGCCTATAAAATTAAAGTTGATTTTGGCGAACTAGGTATACTTAAAACCTCAGCGCAAGTAACTAAGTTATACACCTGTGAAGAGCTGATAGGCAAACAAATAATTGGTGTGGTTAATTTTCCACCCAAACAAATCGCGAATATAAAAAGTGAGTTTTTACTTTTAGGCGCTGTTGGAGAAAGCAAAGAAATCACGATTTTGCAGCCAGAAAGAGCTGTAAAAAATGGTTTAAGAATTGGTTAA
- a CDS encoding GlmU family protein — MNIILFDEPGLKSGLLPFTYIRPVAAIRIGILKIYEKWEKHFLGNGYKTKVSYLTDVYLQEKFPAHFDDVNLYINGAVCPEKKLFQQILGLQEGEGLKHGNELIAYKTGVGFDSLETLLQSFYKNGVDFFETDGSTVLRNSWDIFTHNRKEIVADFEVITKNRKSAVITDPFTKVYAPENVFVEEGASIKAAIINAENGPVYIGKNAAIHEGALVRGALALCEDAQINMGAKIRGDNTFGPSCKIGGEVTNSVLFGYSNKGHDGYLGNAVIGEWCNLGADTNSSNLKNNYSTVKVWNYAEEAMVSSGLQFCGLMMGDHSKCGINTMFNTGTSVGVAAIIFGGGFPQKFVSSFTWGGIEKSETFKLDKMYELAENVLVRKGKAFTDIDKKIFEHVFEITSKYRRTFN; from the coding sequence ATGAATATCATTCTGTTTGACGAACCTGGTCTAAAATCCGGTTTATTACCATTTACTTATATCAGACCGGTAGCAGCTATTCGTATTGGTATTTTAAAAATCTATGAAAAATGGGAGAAACATTTCTTAGGGAATGGGTACAAAACAAAAGTATCTTATCTCACAGATGTGTATTTGCAAGAGAAGTTCCCAGCTCATTTTGATGATGTAAATTTATATATAAATGGAGCGGTTTGCCCTGAAAAAAAATTATTCCAGCAGATTCTGGGTTTACAAGAAGGAGAAGGTTTAAAGCATGGAAATGAACTAATTGCCTATAAAACAGGTGTTGGTTTTGATTCATTAGAAACACTGCTGCAAAGTTTTTATAAAAATGGGGTAGATTTTTTTGAGACAGATGGCTCAACCGTTCTTAGAAATTCTTGGGATATTTTTACGCATAATAGAAAAGAAATAGTTGCAGATTTTGAAGTGATAACTAAAAACAGAAAAAGTGCGGTTATCACCGATCCTTTTACCAAAGTATATGCTCCAGAAAATGTATTTGTTGAAGAAGGAGCCAGTATAAAAGCTGCTATTATTAATGCCGAAAATGGACCTGTTTATATAGGGAAAAATGCTGCTATACACGAAGGTGCATTGGTTAGAGGTGCTTTGGCACTTTGCGAAGATGCTCAAATAAACATGGGAGCAAAAATTAGAGGAGATAATACTTTTGGACCAAGTTGTAAAATTGGCGGAGAAGTTACCAATTCTGTTTTATTCGGTTATTCCAACAAAGGGCACGATGGGTATTTGGGAAATGCAGTAATCGGTGAATGGTGTAATTTAGGAGCAGACACAAACAGCTCTAATCTTAAGAATAATTACTCAACTGTAAAGGTTTGGAATTATGCAGAAGAGGCAATGGTTTCAAGTGGATTGCAGTTTTGTGGTTTAATGATGGGAGACCATTCAAAATGTGGGATTAATACCATGTTTAATACTGGAACATCCGTAGGAGTGGCGGCAATTATTTTTGGTGGAGGTTTCCCTCAGAAGTTTGTATCATCATTTACATGGGGTGGAATAGAAAAAAGCGAAACTTTTAAGCTAGATAAAATGTACGAGCTTGCTGAAAATGTTTTAGTAAGAAAAGGTAAAGCTTTTACAGATATTGATAAGAAGATTTTTGAACATGTATTTGAAATAACATCAAAATACAGAAGAACATTTAACTAA